Part of the Grimontia kaedaensis genome is shown below.
GTGCCGAAAACCACAGCGGCTTTCTGCCCCAAAGAGAGCTTTTCATTAAACGCCACCACACCCAGTGCAATCACCAGAAGCGGGTTAATGAAATAGCCAAGGCTCGCATCCAACACGCGATCGTTGGTCATCGCCCATGTAAAGGCACTCCAAGAGACACACATCATCACAGAGGCGATACCCGCAAAGAGAAACGAGCGCTTGTCGGCAATCAGCGCTGCCCAGTTTGGCGACTTGGTTTTGCGCAGTTGAAGTACCAGAAGCAAAAACGGCAACGACGCGAGAATACGAAGTGCCAACAGCTCATCCATGGCTGCGCTGGGTAAAAATTGGTAATAGAGCGGCATTGCGCCCCACAACAGGAAGGCAACAGCCGCCATCACGTTACCAAAACGTGTTGGACTCATAGATAAACACCTGGATGAAAAGTGGTCAGAGGATGCGCGATTGTATAGCGAGATCGGGATTTGTAAAGTGACTAAGGTGAAAGAATGATACGCTAGGCTGTGGATTTATCTGGACGTATAGAAATGGTGAATTTTTGGATGTTTTCGATGGTTGAAAGGTTAGGTTTCTATGGGGATTTTTCGAAATATTTTAACATTCAAAGTTTAGTGTTTTTCTCGGATATTTTGGCTATTTGAAGCGCTTAGTCGGTAGCTTCTAATTGCTTGATGGCCGTTGAGCTAGATTCCGTAGTCAATCCTGCTCTTGAACCCTTCCCCTTTTCAAGGGGAAGGTTAGGATAGGGGGCTACTGATATGAAGGGTGATGCGCAGTCATGGCAAAATCCAAAGTTGGAACTGATCAATATCCGATATTACTTTTCGAAGACCGTTACGTTATGGCTTTGCAACGACTCTTTTGTGTTTTAAGAGCCAGGTGCTAAAGAATATATCAAAAACAAGGATAAATGCTGATATCACAACTGCATATATATGTATTGGTCTAAGAGTAAGAATATCAAGGTTAATGATATATTTAGATGCTAAAAATCCCAGACATAAAGTCACTGCCATTAATATGGAAAGAGCTATATAGTCAGGGAAGGCCTTGAAATTAAAGTATATTCTCTCTTTACACCCAGAGCAGGATATCTTATTGGGGAGACCAGCTTTTAAAATGTCAATCATGGTGATTTTTTGATTGCAATTAAAGCAAATTCTATCACCACAATTGTCATCTTCACTTTTAGGTTGGTATAGATTATTTTGAAACTTTGATCTTAAATTATGTATGTTGGTATTCCAATCATTTGTTAACGGTGTAATAACGTCAGAGGCTTCGAAAAAATAGAGATCGTTCTTTTCGCAGTATGTCAAAGCAAGTAAAAGTGCTTCATAAGCATCATCACCCATCTCCTGCTTCATCGCAGGCTCTTGGCTGATGAGCCATTGTTTAGCCTTGCTCACATTTTTGATAACACCACTGGCGCTGTAATTGTCTATGAACATTTGACAATTTTCCGTGTCAAATTTTGCTAGTGGAGAGCCTTCTAAAGATGAAAAACATTCAAAAAATGATTCGGTTTGTTTTTTTAATCCATCTTCTTGGATGAGAGAGAAACAAGCATTTCTTGAATAAAAATATAGATTTAGATGTCCAGAGATACAAGCTATTACATAGGAGAAAGAAGAATTAAAGTTCTCTGATGTGATCTTATGACCTTCTGATATTTCACCGTTTTTATACCAAGGGATAATTGTGGATTTAAAAGTTTCCTTGATGATTTCTCTTTCTTCAAGGTCTGAGGTGAGTTCATTTACACGACTATTGATTAATGTTTCATCATTAAGTAAATCGAAAAAGTAGTAATTCAATTGATATTTAGAAATACTATGGAATGTAACATCATATGACATTGATACTCTCCTAAGAAATAAATATATTGGTGAATTTACTTTTTGAAGAATATTTATCAACGGAGAGTTTTTGTATTGACGAGTGAAGTCACGGAATCTTTATGATAATTAATATACCCATGATCATTGAAGGTGTTTGACATTCAGCAGTATGAGGTTTCAACTTGCTGATAATGCAGAAGCTATCGCTGTTGCAATACAATGGGGCCAAACCGTTTGTTGTTGATGAGACCACAGTTGTTATACACGACAGTTGGGCGAGTTCTATCGGCTACTTTGGGTTTGGGCTCGCTAAATAGCTGCTCCTAATAGTGCTACATCTTTGTTAGTCGTATGAAATACAAGGCCTTACGGCAATGTGGTTCAAAGCAAGTTGTAGCGTCATCTGTCAGCTAAAAGCGACGCTATCTCTGCAAAGTGACTATCAGAAGCAGAGATCTATAATTAGGAATAGTTATTTAGAACCCACATTCTGCCTCAAACGTTATTCGCTCATGTGTATACGGATGATCAAACGACAACTGCTCAGCATGCAGGTGGAGGCGTGTATCCGGTTCTCCATAAAGTACATCGCCGACCATAGGCATATATAGTCCCTTCGAATGGGCGCAATGGACGCGGAGTTGGTGGGTGCGGCCGGTTTTGGGGTGCATGTAGAGTTTGCTGCGGCCGTTTTTCACTTCAATCAACTGCCAATAAGTGGTCGCGGGTTTGCCGTGTTCAAAGCACACCAACTGGCGAGGCCTGTCGTCTGGGTCGCCGCGCATGGGTAAGTTGATTTCACCTTGTTCTTGCTCAATCACACCTTCCACCATGGCGATATAGCGCTTTTCCACGCCTCGGGTGATGAACTGTTTTTGCAGGCTTTTGTTCGCGCGACGGGTGAGGGCGAATACCAACAACCCAGACGTCGCCTGATCCAGTCGATGAAGCACAAAAGGCCCTTCTAAATCAGGGAACATTTCAATCACGCGGGTGTAGGCAGAATCTTTAATTGTTTTACCCGGTACTGAGAGCATGCCAGAAGGTTTGTTGACCACAACAATGGCTTCGTCCTGATAAACCACTTCCAGCGTTTTATCTTCTGCCCAGTTTTGTTCAAGTGGGTTTGGGTCAACCGTTAAGCCTTCGAGCATATGACCAAGAATGGGATGACACTTTCCGTGGCAAGACGGGTAGAACTTTTTGTGCTGACGCACTTCGGATTTTGGTGACACGCCCCACCAAAATTCTGTCATTGCCAACGGTGTGTAACCGTGCTTGTAGGCGAAGTGCAAGAGTTTCGGCGCAGCACATTCACCCGCGCCGGCTGGTGGTGTTGGGTTGGCAGTGGGCGCAAAGATCGATTTGAGGGACTTCTCTTCACCAAGCGCATTGAGGAAACGGTATTGCTCAAACAGCTTGTTCTGAAGGGCATTCGAGAGCGTTTTACGTTGCTGTTTCGCGTGCTCGATATCTGTGTTTAATGCACTGAGCTGTGATTCGATAGCATGGATCTTTTCGTCCCACGCTATTTTCAGGTATTTAAGCGTGTTCTTCTCTGCCACACTTTGCTTTGCCAGATCGTCCAAGGCAGCTTCCAAGGCTTCACCCGTTAAGGTTTCTTCCGCCAGTTTTCGTTCTTGTTTTCGGGTGGCGCGAGCTTCAATCATGCGCTGGCGTTGTTGCTGTTCTTCTGCCTCGTATTCGGTCTGCATTTGCGCAAGTTGAGTACCCAACTGGTCTAACAAAGGATTGGCAGAAAGTGTGGAGACTTGAGTGTTTAGAGCAGTGATCGCTTCCAGCTCTGTTCTGAAGAAACACTCCTCCGCCAGCATATCGAACACAGGTGGAACGAAGTGAGGCAGTATGTTCTGGTCAGCAATTTTTCCTGAGAAGGCACTGAAGTAGCCAAGTTCGCCCTGTGGTGATCGTACTAGTAGTACACCAAACATTTTACCTGTGCCTTCGGTAGACTCATCAAGTCTTGGAGCCAGAGCCTCGTCTAAACCGAAATCATGTTGCCAATTTGTCTGACTTGCGAGGTGTTGTTGCAGTTCATCTGCCGCCAGTACACAAAGCGGATGTGGCTGATAGTAAAAGGGAAAGGTAAATGCACCTGGCAGATCGAACTGTTCGGTATCGCCTTGAAAGCGGGTGAACAATTCTTCAGGGGCAAACAGCATTTCTCGGTGCATGGTTATCGTCTATCAGCATCTCAGTTTGGGGCGGTGATTCTACCTGTTTAGGTGAGAAAAACCACTTTACTGAATTTAAGCTATTCACGGGTGTGACAGTGTAACTAGAGGCGATGCATTGAATTGATACCGGAACACGCAAAGTCTGCGATCAAAGAAAAAATTGGGCGTACTGAACCACCTACGTCAGAGCAACTTGTCGGGCTTTATGTTGAATTGCGGTTATCTACTACTCCAGGCAATAGATCTTCCCTACCAATTAACGCATGAAAAAAGTATGGGTAATTGGTAACACCATGAGTAGAGATGAGTGACTTTTGGTTGCATTGTTAATTATGTCGTATTGAAAATTATGGTGGTTTTTTGATGGCCGAAATTATTAAAAAACCAATAATAACAATATGATAATAACGAAAAGTTGTTGAGGAATTGAAATGTAAAGCATTTGTTTGGTCAATATCTAAATAAATATCGATAGGAAAATTCTATTGAATCGATGGAAAAAAGGTATTTTTCTCTGGGTCAACCTGCGGGCTATGGTTTTTGTGAAACATAAGGTCTACTCACAAACCGTAGGAACATTTCTGGAAGGATACAATTATGAGCAAGAAATTGACTACCATCGCTGGCTGCCCTGTCGCCCATAACCAAAATGTGATGACTGCAGGTCCCAGAGGTCCCCAACTGTTGCAAGACGTTTGGTTTCTGGAAAAATTGGCGCACTTTGATCGCGAAGTGATTCCAGAGCGACGTATGCATGCAAAAGGCTCTGGCGCATATGGCACCTTTACGGTGACACATGACATCACCAAATATACCCGTGCAAAGATTTTTTCCGACATAGGAAAGAAAACGGATTTGTTTGCTCGCTTCACCACGGTCGCAGGTGAGCGTGGAGCGGCGGATGCTGAGCGCGATATTCGAGGGTTTGCCCTAAAGTTTTACACGGAGGAAGGTAACTGGGATCTAGTGGGTAACAACACACCGGTATTCTTCTTACGAGATCCTTTGAAATTTCCTGATCTCAACCACGCAGTGAAGCGAGACCCTCGCACAAATATGCGCAGCTCTGCAAATAACTGGGACTTCTGGACATCGCTGCCTGAAGCTTTTCACCAAGTAACGATTGTGATGAGTGACCGTGGTATTCCCGCTTCTTACCGCCATATGCACGGTTTTGGTAGTCATACGTTTAGCTTCATTAATACGGATAATGAGCGTTACTGGGTGAAGTTCCATTTTAAAACACAACAAGGGATCAAAAATCTTACTGATGAGGAAGCAGAGCAGTTAATAGGTAAAGATCGTGAGAGCCACCAGCGTGATCTCTACGAGGCAATCGAGCGTCAAGATTTTCCCAAATGGACAATGTACGTTCAAATCATGCCTGAGCTTGAGGCAGATGAGGTTAACTTTAACCCATTTGATCTTACGAAAACCTGGTCTCAAAAAGACTATCCATTGATCGAAGTTGGCGAGTTTGAGCTGAACCGAAACCCTGAGAATTTTCATGCAGAAGTTGAGCAGTCTGCTTTCAACCCTGCGGCTGTTGTTCCTGGAATTGGTTTTTCGCCGGATAAAATGCTGCAAGGACGTCTCTTTTCTTATGGCGATGCTCAGCGTTACCGTCTTGGGGTGAACCACCACCAAATCCCAGTTAATGCGCCGCGCTGCCCAGTTCATAGTTACCACCGTGATGGTGCAATGCGCGTTGATGGAAACTTTGGGTCAGCAATCGGTTATGAGCCAAATCATCAGCAGGAATGGGCTGAGCAGCCTGATTACTCAGAGCCGCCGCTTCGTATTAGCGGAGACGCACACCATTACGACCATCGAGTAGATGAAGATTACTTTAGCCAAGCAGGTGATCTGTTCCGTCTTATGACTACAGAGCAACGTCAAGTGCTCATTGACAATACCG
Proteins encoded:
- a CDS encoding pseudouridine synthase; this translates as MFAPEELFTRFQGDTEQFDLPGAFTFPFYYQPHPLCVLAADELQQHLASQTNWQHDFGLDEALAPRLDESTEGTGKMFGVLLVRSPQGELGYFSAFSGKIADQNILPHFVPPVFDMLAEECFFRTELEAITALNTQVSTLSANPLLDQLGTQLAQMQTEYEAEEQQQRQRMIEARATRKQERKLAEETLTGEALEAALDDLAKQSVAEKNTLKYLKIAWDEKIHAIESQLSALNTDIEHAKQQRKTLSNALQNKLFEQYRFLNALGEEKSLKSIFAPTANPTPPAGAGECAAPKLLHFAYKHGYTPLAMTEFWWGVSPKSEVRQHKKFYPSCHGKCHPILGHMLEGLTVDPNPLEQNWAEDKTLEVVYQDEAIVVVNKPSGMLSVPGKTIKDSAYTRVIEMFPDLEGPFVLHRLDQATSGLLVFALTRRANKSLQKQFITRGVEKRYIAMVEGVIEQEQGEINLPMRGDPDDRPRQLVCFEHGKPATTYWQLIEVKNGRSKLYMHPKTGRTHQLRVHCAHSKGLYMPMVGDVLYGEPDTRLHLHAEQLSFDHPYTHERITFEAECGF
- a CDS encoding catalase — protein: MSKKLTTIAGCPVAHNQNVMTAGPRGPQLLQDVWFLEKLAHFDREVIPERRMHAKGSGAYGTFTVTHDITKYTRAKIFSDIGKKTDLFARFTTVAGERGAADAERDIRGFALKFYTEEGNWDLVGNNTPVFFLRDPLKFPDLNHAVKRDPRTNMRSSANNWDFWTSLPEAFHQVTIVMSDRGIPASYRHMHGFGSHTFSFINTDNERYWVKFHFKTQQGIKNLTDEEAEQLIGKDRESHQRDLYEAIERQDFPKWTMYVQIMPELEADEVNFNPFDLTKTWSQKDYPLIEVGEFELNRNPENFHAEVEQSAFNPAAVVPGIGFSPDKMLQGRLFSYGDAQRYRLGVNHHQIPVNAPRCPVHSYHRDGAMRVDGNFGSAIGYEPNHQQEWAEQPDYSEPPLRISGDAHHYDHRVDEDYFSQAGDLFRLMTTEQRQVLIDNTVRALDGVPDFIIDRHIKHAYKADEAYGRGLEVALGRKS